In Haloterrigena turkmenica DSM 5511, a single genomic region encodes these proteins:
- a CDS encoding methyl-accepting chemotaxis protein yields the protein MDFVRRLVPTAIRRRYAVKFGIALLILGLSVGLLGAGATGAITNQVEDRVQEDHASSAEQEAQSLQMWNEQNEHTIGTIARSDVVASDDPAAIQYRFLDWQEHLDADTFDISYVDLNNDTVTASTNEAYRDRATTEIDTVPDEAYSTATENVPWVSDAYLAEGEFGQNTTVITYVQLSAENEDRAIIYTANLEAYANQLQNDDGVTTMVLDGDNEVMIDNTADYSESHGTFGMAYGGDTSLLESARTEGATTRQVAGSSLAFENDAYDFGNDGEYVTSAARIFGTDWVIVTHEPTDQALGFVTTIGRWGGIATIVGVLMIGVVGVVLGRNTAVSIDRLTDKASKMEEGDLDVDLETKRIDNIGRLYEGFDSMRVALGEQIEEAEAAREDAERERERIAEINGQLERTADEYSDVMEAAAAGDLTARMDAETDNEAMAEIAADFNDMLEEIEETVADLNRFATDVATASEQVTASSEEVRSASEQVTESIQEISDGAEQQNQSLQSVTQEMSGLSTTTEEIAASSNEVADIAERTVDTGQEGQEAAHEAITAMDQIETEAEDAVSEIRRLEQEVQQIDELINTISEIARQTNMLALNANIEASRSAGGQDDEGFSVVAKEVKALSEDVAEAADEAEDRLEAIRERTERSANEVEGTSDQIEAAGEQVTEAVEALEEIADLAQETNVGVQEISAATEEQAASTQEVVAMVDDAATISEETTTEAENVAAAAEEQTTALTEVTQSASDLSGQAAELSEALDRFETGIDRERLESDRDSDDDDDPTATERPPEFDAAADAAVDESRSDEQPPASEGDQRGQGITLSTDDSETLESPERTDEQATEPDAEQPTEREAEQPTESFEAESAETEPADDIAQTADAADIEPAPAPDTDALEAESGDQTSITDSGSTSETEPESDIDAEPTPAPAPAALEESDRSDQESAADGETTAGGELAAEEILGIDDDGTTVSEPEADDDETDEPAADVDATDESEDAAADATDPLADDADSVTALEPVEDDESDETGDGDVGSNDAETAATDDDDTDVTDDDTDATDDDVFTFGTTDE from the coding sequence ATGGATTTCGTTCGACGGTTGGTGCCGACAGCTATCCGACGCAGGTATGCAGTGAAGTTCGGAATCGCGTTGCTGATTCTCGGACTCTCGGTAGGGCTACTCGGAGCCGGTGCAACGGGAGCGATCACGAATCAGGTAGAAGACCGGGTTCAGGAAGATCACGCTTCTTCGGCCGAACAGGAAGCACAGAGCCTACAGATGTGGAACGAACAGAACGAACACACGATCGGGACGATCGCCCGATCCGACGTCGTCGCCAGCGACGATCCGGCAGCGATCCAGTACCGCTTCCTCGACTGGCAGGAGCACTTAGATGCTGACACGTTCGATATCTCCTACGTCGACCTCAACAACGATACCGTCACGGCCAGTACCAACGAGGCGTACCGCGATAGGGCGACCACCGAGATCGACACCGTTCCTGACGAGGCCTACTCGACGGCCACCGAAAACGTCCCCTGGGTCTCGGACGCCTACCTCGCCGAGGGAGAGTTCGGTCAGAACACCACCGTGATCACCTACGTCCAACTCTCGGCCGAAAACGAGGACCGGGCGATCATCTACACCGCCAATCTCGAAGCCTACGCGAACCAGCTTCAGAACGACGACGGCGTCACGACGATGGTTCTCGACGGCGACAACGAGGTCATGATCGATAACACGGCGGACTACAGCGAATCCCACGGGACGTTCGGCATGGCCTACGGTGGCGACACGAGTCTCTTGGAGTCCGCCCGAACAGAGGGAGCGACTACGCGGCAGGTCGCCGGCTCGTCGCTGGCCTTCGAGAACGACGCCTACGACTTCGGAAACGACGGCGAATACGTCACGAGTGCTGCTCGCATCTTCGGTACCGACTGGGTCATCGTGACCCACGAACCGACCGATCAGGCGCTCGGGTTCGTCACCACGATCGGCCGGTGGGGCGGCATCGCGACGATCGTCGGCGTGCTCATGATCGGCGTGGTCGGCGTCGTCCTCGGTCGGAACACCGCCGTTTCGATCGATCGGCTCACCGACAAGGCCAGCAAGATGGAGGAGGGCGACTTAGACGTCGACCTCGAGACGAAACGCATCGACAACATCGGCCGACTCTACGAGGGCTTCGACTCGATGCGCGTCGCCTTGGGCGAACAGATCGAAGAGGCCGAAGCCGCTCGCGAGGACGCCGAACGAGAGCGCGAGCGCATCGCGGAGATCAACGGGCAACTCGAGCGGACGGCCGACGAGTACAGCGACGTGATGGAGGCGGCCGCCGCCGGCGATCTGACCGCCCGGATGGACGCCGAGACGGACAACGAGGCGATGGCGGAGATCGCCGCGGACTTCAACGACATGCTCGAGGAGATCGAGGAAACCGTCGCCGACCTCAACCGGTTCGCGACCGACGTCGCGACCGCCTCCGAGCAGGTGACCGCCTCCAGCGAAGAGGTTCGCTCCGCCTCCGAGCAGGTCACGGAGTCGATCCAGGAGATTTCCGACGGCGCCGAGCAGCAAAACCAGTCGCTGCAGTCGGTCACTCAGGAGATGAGCGGGCTCTCGACGACCACCGAGGAGATCGCCGCCTCCTCGAACGAGGTCGCGGACATCGCCGAACGGACGGTCGACACCGGCCAGGAAGGACAGGAGGCCGCCCACGAAGCGATCACCGCGATGGACCAGATCGAGACCGAGGCGGAAGACGCCGTCAGCGAGATCCGCCGCCTCGAGCAAGAGGTCCAGCAGATCGACGAACTGATCAACACGATTTCCGAGATCGCCCGCCAGACGAACATGCTGGCGCTGAACGCCAACATCGAGGCCTCCCGCTCCGCCGGCGGACAGGACGACGAAGGGTTCTCCGTCGTCGCGAAGGAGGTCAAGGCCCTCTCCGAAGACGTCGCCGAGGCCGCTGACGAAGCCGAGGACCGCCTCGAGGCGATCCGCGAGCGCACCGAGCGGTCCGCGAACGAGGTCGAGGGCACCAGCGACCAGATCGAGGCCGCCGGCGAGCAGGTCACCGAGGCTGTCGAAGCGCTCGAGGAGATCGCCGACCTCGCCCAGGAGACCAACGTGGGCGTCCAGGAGATCTCCGCCGCGACCGAAGAGCAGGCCGCCTCGACGCAGGAAGTCGTCGCGATGGTCGACGACGCCGCGACGATCTCCGAGGAGACGACCACCGAGGCCGAAAACGTCGCCGCCGCCGCCGAAGAGCAGACCACGGCCCTGACCGAAGTGACCCAGTCCGCCTCCGACCTCTCCGGCCAGGCCGCGGAGCTCTCCGAAGCGCTCGATCGCTTCGAGACCGGCATCGACCGCGAGCGACTCGAGAGCGACCGCGATTCGGACGACGATGACGATCCGACCGCGACGGAGCGTCCGCCCGAGTTCGACGCCGCGGCCGACGCGGCCGTGGACGAGTCACGGTCCGACGAGCAACCGCCGGCGTCGGAGGGCGACCAGCGAGGGCAGGGAATCACCCTCTCGACCGACGACAGCGAGACGCTCGAGTCGCCCGAGCGGACCGACGAGCAAGCGACCGAACCCGACGCGGAGCAGCCGACCGAACGTGAGGCAGAGCAGCCGACCGAGTCGTTCGAGGCCGAGTCGGCGGAGACCGAGCCCGCAGACGACATCGCGCAGACCGCTGATGCGGCCGATATCGAACCCGCGCCGGCTCCGGACACAGACGCGCTCGAGGCCGAATCGGGCGATCAGACGTCGATCACGGACAGCGGGTCGACGAGCGAGACCGAACCCGAGAGCGATATCGACGCCGAACCGACGCCGGCGCCTGCTCCGGCCGCTCTCGAGGAGTCGGACCGGTCGGACCAGGAGTCGGCGGCCGACGGCGAGACGACCGCGGGCGGCGAACTCGCCGCCGAGGAGATCCTCGGGATCGACGACGACGGCACGACCGTCAGCGAACCGGAAGCCGATGACGACGAGACCGACGAACCGGCAGCCGACGTCGATGCGACCGACGAATCCGAGGACGCCGCGGCGGACGCGACGGATCCGCTCGCGGACGACGCGGACTCGGTGACGGCACTCGAGCCGGTCGAAGACGACGAGTCCGACGAGACCGGCGACGGAGACGTCGGGTCGAATGACGCTGAGACGGCTGCTACCGACGACGACGACACTGATGTGACCGACGACGACACCGACGCGACCGACGACGACGTGTTCACGTTCGGAACCACCGACGAGTAG